A segment of the Xenorhabdus bovienii SS-2004 genome:
CGGGCCTTATTAATCCCTAAACGAACTGCCTCATGACTACGGGTATTATCCCCCATCATTTTCAGTGCAATACCCAACTGAACCAGAGATAAACCATTTCCTGCCTGTTGATGGCGTTCATAAAGCTGTCTCAGACCGCTCAACGGCGCTTTTTGCTGACTTGCCAAGACCAAACCCGCATAGGCCTGCACAGAAAATTGTGTTTCGATGCGGGAACCACTGTAACGATCAGTAATAACACTTTTATCCTGTAAGTAGCGCAGCAGGCGACTATTCGCCGACTTCAGAGCATCAGCAGGAACGCTGTAACCTTGTTGAGTTGCGCGGAACAGGAAATCTGTCGCATAGGCGGTCAACCAAAACTCTTCATCACCATTACGGTTCCATAGAGAAAAAGCACCATCATGACGCTGCATACTCAGCAGATGGGTAATACCTGCATCAATGGCTGACCGACGTTTTTCATCAGTTTGCGTATCGATGCCCAGTTTTTTCAACTCAGCTTCATTGGAATAGAGTGATGGATAAAGCCCGCTTACTGTTTGCTCCAAACAGCCATAGGGATAAGCATACAATTCGCGGATATAACGTGCGATTTGCAGTGGTGGCCGACTGGTCAGCAATAATTGCCCCTCCAGAGTATCCAGTACCAGACCAGCAGTGGCTGTCTGCGGTAATTGCCAGTTTTGCCCTTGGTGAATCACATCTGCAAACTGAATGGTTTTGGCCGGGTGCGCCGGACGAACGCCAATTTTCCAGCTATTTTGGTACTGTTTCAGCTTTTCATCAGGCAAATTCAATCCATCAATGGTCAGGAAAACTTCTCCCTGCCCAAATCCATAATCAGCCTTGACCGGAATTTGAATGGTGGTTCGCTTTCCTGTCTCCAGAATGATTTTTTTGCTTATCGGGTCTTGTAATTTGATCAGCCCTTTCGCTTCTAAATTCACGGTAATAGCCTGCGGCTGTTCGGTCAGATTCGTGAGATCAAGCGCCAATTGGGATTGATCACCACCTGCCATAAAGCGAGGCAGTGACATCTGAGTAATAACAGGAGCAGCCACGATGATTTTGCGTTCACTGTGACCAAATTCCTCCCCCCCCCACGCCTGAGCCATCAGTCTGAGCTCACCGTTGAAATCAGGAATAGGTAAGGTAATTTCCCCTTCCCCATTAGCATCCAGAGTAATCGGTTTAGCCTGTTCTGCGATGATTTTTACTTCCGTCAGTGGCTTTTTACCGCCTCTATCGAGTACATTTTCATCACCATCTCCCCCAAAACGCAAATTCGCCTTACGCCCTTCGGCTTCAATCAGATGGCCATAAACATCATACTGATCAACACTGTAACGCTTACGTCCAAAGAAAGCGTCATAAGGGTCGGGGGTTTTAAAGTCAGTAATGCTCAGAACGCCAGAATCTACGGCAGAAAGCAGGACATAAATTTGTTTAGGCAGTTTTTGCCCCTGCTGAGAAGTCGCTTTGATTTTAACGGTGAGATCCTGATTTGGACGCATCTTATCAGGGGCATTCAAGGTCAGATTCAATTTGCGCCCTTCATCCATCAACGGCAAGTGTAATACCCCAATCGCCCGTTTCGGCGTGGCCTGACGGGATTTATCCCCTGGACGCACGATAACTGCGGTCAGATACAAATCATGACGAGCCCATTCCTGATTGATTGGCACATCAATATCCAGACCTTTTTCCGGTACATCAATTTCCTGCCACCACAGTGGGCCATCACTGGATTCCACCAGCAAGTAACCTTTACCTTCCTGTGGCGCAACCATGTGCAACTTCACTTTATCACCCGATTTATACGCGGGTTTATCTAATGACATCTTGACCTGATCCGGACGAATGGCGCCTGTACCTCCGGTATTATCCTGCCATGAATAACCTGCCCAGAAATTCAGGCTGGTCACGAGCTGATTTTGTGGATTCACCACTTCAATGCGATAAGAACCCCATTCAACAGGGAAACTGACTTTGGCTGTGCCATTTTCCGCAATTTGAATAGTGTCATCAGCCATGACTAAATCTTTCTGGTCATACCCTGAATCCCAGCCAGTACTGTCTGACCAACGCCAATAATAATCCCGGCGCTCATATATCAGACGGGTTCTTAAATCATTCGTGGCATATTTTTTACCGCTGGCATCCGCATAAACCACGTCAAATTCTGCCAGTGAATTTTCATCGACGTTATAGCGGTTTTCATCATGTCCTGTTCGGTAGTTGTAAATAGATTTTTTATTGAAAAGTGGGCGTATACCAGCCAGTTTTTCGGCTGGCCACACCGCCTGTTCAGCACGGCGCGTCACCGGACGTCCACCGGATTCAAGCAGACTGGCCTGAACGATAACTTTCACGGGGGATGTCACCTGTTTCCATTCATCCTCACTAACTGAAAGATTAGCCTTTCCTTCGGCATTCAGCGTGAAATCAAATTCGTCCAATGTTCGGCTCAACCCCTCTTCTTTTGAAGAGCCAAATTCATATCCCGGTAATTTTGCCACTGCATCACGGGCAGGACGCAGGAACAGTTGCCCTTGTAGGCGATTATCAGCAGCAGGTGCGCCATATAAGTAACGACCTGTTATAGCGAAATTAACACTTTCATTCTTCAGCAGTGACTGATTATTAGATGCACTTTTAATTTCCAACGCCATGCGTTCCGGCATGAAATCTTCGACGTGGAATTTGTAATAACGCGGGGTATTATCACCTAAATCGAATCTCAGTGACCATATCCCCGTTTCAGCCTCGCGGGGAATTGGGTAACGGTATTGGTACAGTTCATTTTCCGGTTGCCAGACAAAACTGCGAACGACCTGATTATCCGCTTTCAATACATCAACCTTGACGGGTTGCGGCTTAAGCGGACGGCCATCCGCATCACGCAATAAGCCATTGACAATCAACATTTCTCCGGGACGATACAGATCCCTTGGGCCAAATACAAAGAATTGCTTGCTATACCCCTGTGAGCCACCGATATCAAATTCAGACAGATCAAGTGCAGGAGATGTCAGGTCTATCATGCTGGTTAGCCTACCCTGGATCGCCAGCAATAATTTTGCCTTAGCATTTTTTTCCAGTGTGGCATGTCCATCACTATCTGTCGTGGCTTTTGACAGAAGTTGCCCCTTTGCATCCAGCAGACGAATTTCAACACCTTTCAGACTGGAACCTTGTTCCAATGACTGAGTGAATACGTCTACCCTATTCAGATAGCTGTGCATCGAAACGCCAATGTCACTCAGGGTAAACAGAGTGCTCGGATTACTATAGGTATATTTTCCTGCCTGCTGCATGACTGCCAGATAAACACCCTCTCTTTGCAGCTCTTTGATGTCACTTAATGGCAGCAGTAATTTTTCACGGGTATTAGCAGTAGGATTAAGGTCGAAGCGGCCAGTGTAGACTAACTCAGTATCTTTCAGTAACTCTTTGGAATTCCAGTAATTCATGTTGTTGCTGTATTGCCAATCAGCAATAAATGACGGCAGGGCCTCATCTTTTATACGGAAAAAGTTTACATCTACACGGTCAACATTGAGCGCCAGAACAGGCAGGCCTTCTGCTGCTTTGCTTGGCAAAAGCAGCCCTTTGCTGGCGAAACCAACAGTTGGTGTAATTGGAGCAGTCTTGAATTTTTTCTCATATGCGGTTGCCAATTGGCGTTCATTGATACCCTTCACGCCTTCGTCCACGGTTAGCTGCAATTCACGGTCAGGCGGTAAATGACGGAGTCTAAGTTCCATCTGGTTATTGGACAGTTCCCATGCACCCTCTAATTTCCCCGATTTCACATCAACCAGATGTATTTTCTGTGAAAAATCTTGATTAGAGTCTAAAGGAACGGAAAATGTCACAACCATCGCACTGGCACCATCCAATTGCAGATCTGATGCATCCAGGATCGTGACGTCTTTACCCGCATAGCGCTGTGCTGACGATTGGGGTTCCTGTTTTTTTGCCGTAGCTTGTTTGTTCTCAGGCGATGTAGCTGCCGATTTTGCATGACCATTGGCAGTATCACTATTCTTAGACAATGATGTCTGTCGTTCTTCTGTATTTTCTTTCGCAGGACTTTCGGATTGATCGCATGCAGATAGCGCGAATAGCGTAAATAACGTGGCAAGCATGACCGCGAGATATCGCTTTTTCCTTGCCGACCATTGCCAAGATTGACGTTGAGACATAACAATAACCCTTGTAGTTTGCCGGATATTTAGAAATATTATTTTTTATAGATAGTTATTATGATACTTCCTATTTTGCATAACCAAAGCACAGAAAAAATAACTGAACTTTCATCTAGTACAAAATTTTTCCTGCATTTATTCCCGATTAACAACAGGAATGGTATCGCGCAGCCAGCTTCCTAATTTTCGCTGGTAGAAAGGCTGAGTATGCTGAATCAGGTAATGGCTAATACCCCTTTCGTTTTCATTGATCAGGCAAAAATCTACCGATTCATCTTCCGTAAGGTATTCACAGGCCACTTCCCCTGCCTCTTGAATGAGCACATTGATATCATTGTCTATCGGTGCGTCACTCAATTCTAGCCCAATTAATAGATTGGGTTTCTCATCCAGATTTTTGTCGTGAGCCATAATCAGAAAAGCCCGTCGCACAGGTTTGTGCTGCTTAAATAAACCACTCAAGGCGTCAATAAGCTGGCTTGGTTGTTCCTCTGGCTGACTGAGGGTAATGCGACTTCCACTGAGAACCTCCATTTCGGTGGCAACAGACCCATTTGATAAGCTCATGAAAATCTCCGAACAGTGATATTTGAATTGAAGTTAAAGACTATTGAAAGGTTCAATCATAGTCTTCCCTTTTTAAGGGAGACTATGAATAAAGGTAATCTTAAATCTATTGGGTATCGCTGTTTATTTTGCTTTAGCCAGCAATAGATTAGCAATTGTGCGCACACCATACCCTGTTGCACCCGCCGCCCACTGTTCAACAGCCGATTTGCGGTAAGTTGCTGAACAATCGATATGTACCCAGCCTTTTTTGTAGTTTTCCACAAAATGAGACAAGAAAGCCGCTGCTGTACTTGCGCCTGCTGAGTGAGAAGGTGAAGCAATATTGTTCAGGTCAGCAAAATTGGATGGCAGTTGGCTACGATGAAATTCAGCCAATGGCAGACGCCAGAACAATTCATTTTCAGCATCAGCCGCTGCCAGCAAGTCTGCTGCCAATTGATCATCAAAACTGAATACAGAGTGGTAATCGTTACCTACCGCCATTTTCGCCGCACCGGTTAAAGTTGCAGCATCAATGATAAGGGGTGCTTTCTCCGCACTGGCATCAATCAAGCCATCAGCCAGTACCAAACGCCCTTCCGCATCAGTGTTCATCACCTCAACAGTTTTACCATTGCGATAACGAATGATGTCGCCCAGTTTGAAGGCATTGCTGCTCACCATATTGTCCGCGATGCACAGAAATAATTTGACCCGCTGTTCCAAACCCCGGCTGATCGCCAATGCCAGTGCGCCCGTCAATGTTGCAGAGCCACCCATGTCTGATTTCATGGAATCCATGGAATTAGACGGCTTCAGGCTGTAACCCCCTGAGTCAAAGGTGATGCCTTTACCTACCAAACAGGCAAATACAGGTGCGTTTTCCTCTTTTGTCGGATTGAAATCCAACGCCAGAAAAACCGGATCACGGGAAGAACCACGGCCAACGGTATGCACCCCAACATAACCTTGCTCACGTAAATCGTTGCCTTTTATGATGCGATAACTAATGGCATCACCCGCTACACCATTCAGTAGGTCAATCGCTCGCTGAGTAAGTTGCTCTGGCCCTAATTCTTCTGCCGGCATGTTGATGGTATCTCGCACCCAATCAACGAATTTGATTCTATTATCCAGTTCTTTTTTGTCTACCGCAGGTAATTGTGGCCATTCAATGGTACGCAGCCCCTTTGAACCACGAAAGCCTTGCCAGAATGCCCAGCTTTTTTCCAGATCCCAACCTTCACCTGTCAAAGCGACGTTGTGGATACCCTGCCCATTAATTTTACGTCCAGCACGTTGGATTGCTCCGGATTTACCATTACCCTCCAAATGGATGGTAATTCCTTGCTCACTTGAACTAACTAGCGCTTTTTCACCCCAGCAAGCGTTAGCTGGCTCATAAGACAGTGTTATCGGCATGATTTGCTTTGATATAGCTTGCTTTGTCATTTTTTCTCACTTCTTATCTTATTTTCACTGTTTTCACAGTAAGGGTTTATTAATGTAAAAAAACTGGCGATTGCCAGTTTTCCATTAAATGCAGGTTATGCCAAGCTATTGAGCAATGATAGGTGAACTTGTGCTATTTTTTTCACACTTCATTTGACTACTCAAATTCATCTAGCCAAACCAGCAAAATAGCTTCTAGGATTTTTTCGTTGGATTTCTGAGGATCGTCATCAAAACCATCCAGTTCACAAACCCACTGGTGCAAATCGGTGAAACGCACCGTTTTGGGGTCTAAATCCGGAAATTTATCATACAGTGCTTCACCAATGTCACGACTGTCAGCCCATTTCATTTTCCATTCTCCTATCAGTGCTCGCGCGCGTGGTTAATGGAGTATTTGGGGATTTCAACAATCAAATCCTCATCAGTGACTTTGGCCTGACAACTCAAACGGCTTTCTGGCTCCAGCCCCCATGCCTTGTCCAGCATATCATCTTCCAATTCAGAGCTTTCCTTTAATGAGTCAAAGCCCTCTCTGACAATGCAGTGACAAGTGGTACACGCACAGGATTTTTCACAGGCATGTTCAATTTCGATACCATTGCGTAGTGCAACATCCAGAATCGATTCGCCTTCTTTGGCTTCCAATACTGCACCTTCAGGGCAAAGTTCGTTATGAGGTAAAAATACAATTTTAGGCATAATTAAATCTCATCCACAGAATGACCCGCCAAAGCCCGGCGGATTGATGTGTCCATGCGACGCGCTGCAAACTCCTGCGTTTGTTTGTCCAATTGTTTAATTGCACTTTCAATCGCATCAGAAGAGGTTCCCTGTGCGCTCTCGATTAATACTTCTACGGCAGCATCAATGGCAGCCTGTTCTTCCTGACTCAGTAAGTCGGCATCTTTTTCCAGTGCGCTGGTTAAACTTTCCAGCACCCGCGCCGCTTCTACTTTTTGTTCAGCCAGTTTACGCGCCTGAATATCTTCCTGCGCATTGGTCATTGAGTCTCTGAGCATTCGGGCGATTTCCGCATCAGACAGGCCATAGGAAGGTTTAACCTGAATGGAAGCTTCAACGCCCGTGGATTTTTCCAGGGCGCTGACACTCAGCAAACCATCCGCATCGACCTGAAAAGTCACGCGAATATGTGCACCACCAGCCGGTAATGGAGGAATACCACGCAGCGTGAAACGAGCCAGTGAACGGCAATCATTCACTAACTCCCTTTCTCCCTGAACCACATGGATACTCATCGCACCTTGGCCGTCTTTGAATGTGGTAAACTCCTGCGCTCTTGCCACAGGAATGGTGGTGTTGCGTGGAATGACTTTTTCGATCAGCCCACCCATGGTCTCCAGACCGAGTGATAACGGGATAACATCCAGCAGTAACATTTCGCTATCAGGCTTATTACCGACCAGAATATCAGCCTGAATCGCTGCCCCAACAGCAACGACTCTGTCAGGATCGATAGAGGTCAGTGGTTCACGGTCGAAAAATTCGCCCACCATGCTGCGTACCAATGGTACGCGCGTTGAGCCGCCGACCATCACTACCTGCAAAACTTCATCCGTTGTGACACCCGCATCTTTCAGGGCTCGACGACAGGCCAGTAATGTGCGTTTGACCAGAGATACGATCAACTCATTAAATTCGGTACGAGTAATATTGCCCTGCCAGCCTGCAATGTTGATCTCAGCCGTATCTGCATCACTCAAAGCAATTTTAGCCTGCGTCGCGACATCCAACAGTTGACGCTGTAACCCGTGGTCACTATCGCTGATCCCGGCCTGTTCACGGATCCAATTCGCCAGCAACAGGTCAAAATCGTCACCGCCCAGTGCGGTATCACCACCGGTTGCCAGAACTTCAAATACACCACGGCTAAGGCGGAGAACAGAAACGTCGAATGTTCCGCCACCAAGATCGTAAACAGCAATAATACCTTCCTGACCAGAATCAAGACCATAAGCAATAGCAGCGGCAGTCGGTTCATTTAAAAGGCGCAGGACGTGCAGACCTGCTAAACGCGCAGCATCCTTTGTTCCCTGTCGCTGCGCATCATCAAAATAGGCCGGAACAGTGATAACAACACCATCAAGTTTGCCATCCAAGGTTTCTTCTGCCCGTTGTGCCAACGATTTTAATATTTCAGAAGAAACCTGAATAGGATCCACCAGACCTGCCACAGTATTGATTAACGGCAGCCCGTTTTCACTTGCCTGAAGCTGGTATGGCAAATTTGGGTAACGCTGCTGAATGTCAGCCAAAGAGCGTCCCATCATGCGTTTGACGGAAATAATGGTATTAACAGGATCGGATGCCGCTTGCTGACGCGCCTGCCAGCCGACCTGAGTTTCATCTTTGCGATATTGTACAACGGAAGGAAGTAAGTGACGGTTTTCACTGTCTGCCAAGGTTTCTACCTGACCACTGCGAACTGTCGCAACCAGAGAGTGTGTTGTACCAAGATCAATCCCCACGGCCAGACGACGCTGATGTGGTTCGGCAGATAAACCAGGTTCACTGATTTGTAATAAAGCCATGTGTGCCCCTATAAAAACTATTCAGCCAAAAGCGATTTTACTAAAAAGCTATCCAGCTAAAAATCATCCAGCAACCGCTCTTCCAGTTGTTCAACCTGCTGTTGCAATTTATCCAGAAAGCGTAATTTACGGACGGTATCGGCTGCAATTAGCCATTGTGCAGCATCAAGCTGCTGTTCCATCTGCTCACTGCGTGTTTTGATCATTTTACTCAAGCGAGATGAAAAATCGGCCAATGCGATTTCTGGCTCCGCGCTATGCTCAATGGCATCAAGCTCTTCACGCAACTCCAACTGTTGCATCAGGAACGCGGTATCCTGCATGGTATGCTGCTCGCCGGACAAATTGAACCCTTGCTGAGACAGCATATATTCTGCACGTTTTAAGGGATGTATCAGAGTATAAAGAGCATCATTAATGATGGACGCTTGCTGAAGAGCCTGCGCTTTTTCACGTTCTGGCTGGTTAGCAAAACGATCAGGGTGAAACTGACGCTGCAATTCCCGATAACGGATCGACAATTGTTCACGGTCAATCACGTAGCGTACAGGCAGCCCGAATAAAGTAAAATAGTCCATAAGTTACTCATGTTTTGCAAATACAGATATTTCGTAAAGTGCTCAGTCAAAAAATGGGTTAAACGTGAAAACTTTCCCCACAACCGCACTCGCTGGAAACATTGGGGTTATTGAATTTGAAGCCTTCGTTCAGACCTTCTTTAGCAAAATCCAACTCAGTACCATCAAGGTAAACGATGCTTTTACCATCAACGATGACTTTCACGCCCTTGTCTTCAAAAACTTGATCTTCTTCGTTAACGGTATCAGCGAATTCAAGTATATATGCCATACCAGAGCAGCCGGATGTTCTCACTCCCAAACGCAACCCTACCCCTTTCCCACGATTATCAAGAAAAGCCAAAATACGCTGGGCTGCACTTTCTGTCAGGGAAATTGACATACAACACCTCACTTTTAAAACTAGTAAAGGTGGATATTGAATCAATATCCACCAGAATTATGTCTTCTTGTTAAAAGAATTACTTAGCTTCGCGCTTGCTTTTATAATCCGCAATCGCTGCTTTGATAGCATCTTCTGCCAGAATAGAGCAGTGAATC
Coding sequences within it:
- a CDS encoding enhanced serine sensitivity protein SseB C-terminal domain-containing protein, with the protein product MSLSNGSVATEMEVLSGSRITLSQPEEQPSQLIDALSGLFKQHKPVRRAFLIMAHDKNLDEKPNLLIGLELSDAPIDNDINVLIQEAGEVACEYLTEDESVDFCLINENERGISHYLIQHTQPFYQRKLGSWLRDTIPVVNRE
- the iscX gene encoding Fe-S cluster assembly protein IscX; amino-acid sequence: MKWADSRDIGEALYDKFPDLDPKTVRFTDLHQWVCELDGFDDDPQKSNEKILEAILLVWLDEFE
- the pepB gene encoding aminopeptidase PepB, which encodes MTKQAISKQIMPITLSYEPANACWGEKALVSSSEQGITIHLEGNGKSGAIQRAGRKINGQGIHNVALTGEGWDLEKSWAFWQGFRGSKGLRTIEWPQLPAVDKKELDNRIKFVDWVRDTINMPAEELGPEQLTQRAIDLLNGVAGDAISYRIIKGNDLREQGYVGVHTVGRGSSRDPVFLALDFNPTKEENAPVFACLVGKGITFDSGGYSLKPSNSMDSMKSDMGGSATLTGALALAISRGLEQRVKLFLCIADNMVSSNAFKLGDIIRYRNGKTVEVMNTDAEGRLVLADGLIDASAEKAPLIIDAATLTGAAKMAVGNDYHSVFSFDDQLAADLLAAADAENELFWRLPLAEFHRSQLPSNFADLNNIASPSHSAGASTAAAFLSHFVENYKKGWVHIDCSATYRKSAVEQWAAGATGYGVRTIANLLLAKAK
- the hscB gene encoding co-chaperone HscB, producing MDYFTLFGLPVRYVIDREQLSIRYRELQRQFHPDRFANQPEREKAQALQQASIINDALYTLIHPLKRAEYMLSQQGFNLSGEQHTMQDTAFLMQQLELREELDAIEHSAEPEIALADFSSRLSKMIKTRSEQMEQQLDAAQWLIAADTVRKLRFLDKLQQQVEQLEERLLDDF
- the iscA gene encoding iron-sulfur cluster assembly protein IscA, producing the protein MSISLTESAAQRILAFLDNRGKGVGLRLGVRTSGCSGMAYILEFADTVNEEDQVFEDKGVKVIVDGKSIVYLDGTELDFAKEGLNEGFKFNNPNVSSECGCGESFHV
- a CDS encoding alpha-2-macroglobulin family protein, encoding MSQRQSWQWSARKKRYLAVMLATLFTLFALSACDQSESPAKENTEERQTSLSKNSDTANGHAKSAATSPENKQATAKKQEPQSSAQRYAGKDVTILDASDLQLDGASAMVVTFSVPLDSNQDFSQKIHLVDVKSGKLEGAWELSNNQMELRLRHLPPDRELQLTVDEGVKGINERQLATAYEKKFKTAPITPTVGFASKGLLLPSKAAEGLPVLALNVDRVDVNFFRIKDEALPSFIADWQYSNNMNYWNSKELLKDTELVYTGRFDLNPTANTREKLLLPLSDIKELQREGVYLAVMQQAGKYTYSNPSTLFTLSDIGVSMHSYLNRVDVFTQSLEQGSSLKGVEIRLLDAKGQLLSKATTDSDGHATLEKNAKAKLLLAIQGRLTSMIDLTSPALDLSEFDIGGSQGYSKQFFVFGPRDLYRPGEMLIVNGLLRDADGRPLKPQPVKVDVLKADNQVVRSFVWQPENELYQYRYPIPREAETGIWSLRFDLGDNTPRYYKFHVEDFMPERMALEIKSASNNQSLLKNESVNFAITGRYLYGAPAADNRLQGQLFLRPARDAVAKLPGYEFGSSKEEGLSRTLDEFDFTLNAEGKANLSVSEDEWKQVTSPVKVIVQASLLESGGRPVTRRAEQAVWPAEKLAGIRPLFNKKSIYNYRTGHDENRYNVDENSLAEFDVVYADASGKKYATNDLRTRLIYERRDYYWRWSDSTGWDSGYDQKDLVMADDTIQIAENGTAKVSFPVEWGSYRIEVVNPQNQLVTSLNFWAGYSWQDNTGGTGAIRPDQVKMSLDKPAYKSGDKVKLHMVAPQEGKGYLLVESSDGPLWWQEIDVPEKGLDIDVPINQEWARHDLYLTAVIVRPGDKSRQATPKRAIGVLHLPLMDEGRKLNLTLNAPDKMRPNQDLTVKIKATSQQGQKLPKQIYVLLSAVDSGVLSITDFKTPDPYDAFFGRKRYSVDQYDVYGHLIEAEGRKANLRFGGDGDENVLDRGGKKPLTEVKIIAEQAKPITLDANGEGEITLPIPDFNGELRLMAQAWGGEEFGHSERKIIVAAPVITQMSLPRFMAGGDQSQLALDLTNLTEQPQAITVNLEAKGLIKLQDPISKKIILETGKRTTIQIPVKADYGFGQGEVFLTIDGLNLPDEKLKQYQNSWKIGVRPAHPAKTIQFADVIHQGQNWQLPQTATAGLVLDTLEGQLLLTSRPPLQIARYIRELYAYPYGCLEQTVSGLYPSLYSNEAELKKLGIDTQTDEKRRSAIDAGITHLLSMQRHDGAFSLWNRNGDEEFWLTAYATDFLFRATQQGYSVPADALKSANSRLLRYLQDKSVITDRYSGSRIETQFSVQAYAGLVLASQQKAPLSGLRQLYERHQQAGNGLSLVQLGIALKMMGDNTRSHEAVRLGINKARQSGYGLGDYGSTIRDNALIVSLLTENKMLQKERDEKLLDLSNELSTRHYFSTQESNSLYLAGRYLIDASEQSWKAEINQQMPPLHRDSALTETLTAKQILEGIDISNRGDSTLYSRLNVVGYPLATPEPSSNVLKIKRTYLDLEGHYFPTERMRSGEMVVVKLEVNATQSVPDALVVDLLPAGLEIENQNLASSSASLSESATGLQDIVEGMQQANIRHMEYRDDRFVAAVAVQPHQTVTLLYLARAVAPGVYQVPAPQVESMYVPHWRAVGETNEKLEVVR
- the hscA gene encoding Fe-S protein assembly chaperone HscA encodes the protein MALLQISEPGLSAEPHQRRLAVGIDLGTTHSLVATVRSGQVETLADSENRHLLPSVVQYRKDETQVGWQARQQAASDPVNTIISVKRMMGRSLADIQQRYPNLPYQLQASENGLPLINTVAGLVDPIQVSSEILKSLAQRAEETLDGKLDGVVITVPAYFDDAQRQGTKDAARLAGLHVLRLLNEPTAAAIAYGLDSGQEGIIAVYDLGGGTFDVSVLRLSRGVFEVLATGGDTALGGDDFDLLLANWIREQAGISDSDHGLQRQLLDVATQAKIALSDADTAEINIAGWQGNITRTEFNELIVSLVKRTLLACRRALKDAGVTTDEVLQVVMVGGSTRVPLVRSMVGEFFDREPLTSIDPDRVVAVGAAIQADILVGNKPDSEMLLLDVIPLSLGLETMGGLIEKVIPRNTTIPVARAQEFTTFKDGQGAMSIHVVQGERELVNDCRSLARFTLRGIPPLPAGGAHIRVTFQVDADGLLSVSALEKSTGVEASIQVKPSYGLSDAEIARMLRDSMTNAQEDIQARKLAEQKVEAARVLESLTSALEKDADLLSQEEQAAIDAAVEVLIESAQGTSSDAIESAIKQLDKQTQEFAARRMDTSIRRALAGHSVDEI
- the fdx gene encoding ISC system 2Fe-2S type ferredoxin, yielding MPKIVFLPHNELCPEGAVLEAKEGESILDVALRNGIEIEHACEKSCACTTCHCIVREGFDSLKESSELEDDMLDKAWGLEPESRLSCQAKVTDEDLIVEIPKYSINHAREH